A region of the Desulfovibrio desulfuricans genome:
GGTCGGCATGCTCGGACTGCACGCCAAACACGCGGGGCAGCGAGGTGATGATGCCGAGCTCAAGCATTTTCAGGAAGCCGCACATGATGGCCGTGATGTTGCCCGCATTGCCGATGGGCACAAAGAGGCAGAGATCAGTCATGTCCCAGCCGTACCACTGGGCTGTTTCATACGCGTAGGATTCCTGCCCGAGGATGCGCCAGCTGTTCTTGGAATTGAGCAGGGCCACGCGATAATTTTCGGCCAGCAGTTCAACCACCTTCATGCAGTCGTCAAACACGCCGGGCAGTTCAAGCACGGTTGCTCCGCTGCCCAAGGGCTGCGAAAGCTGCTGGGGCGTCACCTTGCCGTGGGGCAGAAGCACCACGCTCTTGAGGGGCGCGCCCACGTATGAGGCATAAAGGGCCGCCGCCGCCGAGGTGTCGCCAGTGGAGGCGCACACGGTCAGCACTTCGTCCCACTTGTTGCGGCGGCACAGCCACTTGAGGTAGCTGAACGCGCAGGCCATGCCGCGATCCTTGAAGGACGCGCTGGGGTTCTGACCGTCGTTCTTGTAGGCAAAGGGCACGCCCACGCGGTCACGCAGGGCCGGGGCCGCTTCAATAATCGGCGTGATGCCTTCGCCCAGATACACGATATCGTCTTCGTCCAGCAGGGGAGCAAGCAGCTCATAAAAACGGAATATCCCCCGAAGCGCGGTGCTGCGGCTGGCGGAGCGGGCATCGAAAAGCTCGCGCCACTCTGCGCCGCTGCGTTCTTTCAGTTTGTCGAAATCCAGGTTTTCCAGCAGAAACACGCCGCCGCACTGCGGGCAGGTGTATAGCAGGCTGTCGCCGGGATGACGCGCGCCGCAGTCAAGACAAACATACTCCATGCGGCCGCGATAGGCCGGAAAATCCGCATGCGCCATGAGAGAAACTCCTTGATAATTGCATCAGGAAGGGGCTTTGCAATCCCCATCCTCACCCCCGGTTCACAAAAACATTTTGCGGCCAGGGGCGCTTGTGGCTCTGACAATGGCGGCACAGCAGGCCGCAGCATTGCCGAAATCTACGGGAAGCCGGGGGCTATCCCTTGTCTTCCTGTTTTTCCGAATGCTTGCCCTTGAGCCAGCTTTTTTCGGTACCTGCGCGCAAGCGCGCGATATTTTCCTTGTGCTTCCAGACCACCACGGCCAGCACGCACAGGGAAAGAGGCAGCCACACCCATTGGCCTGTAACCGCCAAAGCCACAACCAGCGCGGCAACGAGGCTCAGGGAACCCAGCGAAACAAAGCCGCTGCGCCAGATGATCAGACAGCACAGGGCAGAAGCTGCCAGCAACTGCCAGAAAGCCAGGGGCATGAACACGCCTATGCTGGTGGCAACAGCCTTGCCGCCCTTGAACTTCATGAAGCAGGAAAACACATGCCCAAGCACGCAGGCCAAGCCCACTACGCTGACAAATACGGGCGAGGGATTGATGCGGAACGCAAGCCACACCGGCAGCGCGCCCTTGCAGACGTCGCACGCAAGGGTTGCCACACCCCAGCCAAAGCCGCACAGACGCGCCACATTGGTGGCCCCGGTGTTGCGGCTGCCGCTCTCGCGCGGGTCAAGACGGCAAAAGGTCTTGGCGATAACAAGGCCCCACGGCACGGAACCAAGCACATAGGCCAGAGCAATCCACAATACTTCCAGCATATAATTCTCCGCTGCAAGCCTCTGAAAATACGGGCAGATATGCCCGCAACCCCAAACAGTCCCCTAAAAACACCATGGCATGGCAGCGTAAGTGGCTGCTGGCGCGCATGCCGGATCGGGATGCTGCCCGACGGAAGCGAAAGACCGGTCTAGCCCGCCGTAACCGCTTCCAGAATCATGATTTCATTGTACAGAGGCTGCACCTTGCCGATACGCACATCCACGGCAAGGCCGGGGTGCGAGCGCTCGTCAAAAAGCCGCCTTTTACCGCGCACAAACATACCCTGATCGGGCAGGCTCACGGTAATAAAAGCATCGTTTTCTTCAGTGATGACGCCGTTCCACCAGACCTTGTCGCCCTTCTGGCGGAAGAAAAGCAGCTTCCAGTAGCGCGGGCGGAAGCGCTGCACCTGGCCCGCCGCATCCAGCGCTGGCGAAAGCACGTTGAGCAGGTCTGTCAGCTCGGTTTCTGTCCAGCGCGGCGCGCCTGTGCGGAAAAAATGCACCAACTGTTCTTCGTTGACAAGATCGGGATAACGCCTGAGCGGCGAGGTCACAGGAGTGTAACGCGCAAGCCCGAGAGCCGCGTGGGGGCGTGCCTGCACCTCAAGGCCGGAGGGCGTGAGCGCGCGCATGATGCGTGTCATATCCTGGGGCGTTGTCCAGATGCCCGCGTATTCCCTGGGCAGAGCCACATCCTGCACGCGGTGCAGCATGGCGACGCCGTGATCGGCGGCCCACTGGGCTACAGCGGCGCTGGCAAGGATCATCATTTCCGCCACCAGCATCTGCGCGTCCGAGGCCTGATAATCCAGCCCAACTTCCACGCGCACTTCTGCCCCTTCGCCCTCAAGACGGATCACAGGGTCGGGCCTGTCCATAATTACCGCGCCGTCCGCGATGCGGGCGGTCTGCCGCTGACGGGCAAGCTCAAGGCCCAGACGCAGCTGTTCGGCATAGGGCGTGGCCGCATTCTGCGGCAGAGGCTCGCCTGCGGCCTGCGCGTCAAGCACGGCCTGGCTGTCCACATAGGTCAGGTTGGCGGCAAGACCGACCTGCACAACCGAAATTTCGCACTCTCCAAGGGTGCCGTCCGCCGCCACATGCACGAGCACGCTCAGTGCGGGACGCGTCTGGCCTGCCAGCAGCGAGTAGGCGTCGGTGCCCAGAACTTCGGGCAGCATGTGGCAGTCGCCTTCCGGCAGATAAATGCTGGTGCCGCGGTGCAGCACCATCTTGTCCAGCGGCCCGCCAAAATTCCAGAACAGCGAGGGGCAGGCCAGCATGAGGGTCAGGGCCCAACCGTCGCCCTCCGCCTCCACATGAAAGGCATCGTCCACGTCGCGCGTGGTTGCGCTGTCTATGCTGATGCAAGGCAGATCGCAGACATCGAGGCTGCCTTCCTGTCCGTTTCTGGCAAGGGCCGCCAAGGGGGCGCGCCCAGCGGCGGCAAGGGATTCTACCTCATCGGCGCAGGCCTGCCACCATGTATCGCCCGAGGCATAGCCCGCGCGGTCAAGCCAGAAATTATAGTGCGGCGGCACCTTGCCCCAGGCCACCAGTAGTTGCAGGGGCAGATGCGGCACATCCGGCATGCCCTTGCTCAGGGTGCGCCAGATGTTTTCCCACTCCTGACTTTCAGGATCAATCATGCGGGAAAAAAGGACTTCTTCAAGGCGTTCGGCTACTTCCTGCGGGGGCCATTCGCCAAGGGCAGCGCCCTCGCGCGGGGGCTGGGGCAGCTCGCGCTTGCGGCAGGCAACATCCCACAAAAGGCGCAAAAAGGCGGCTCCGCCTGCAATGAGCGATTCACGCTCAAGGCGGATTTTCTCCTCGGCCATACGTTTTTCAACCATGTCGGCAGAAAAAACCTGAAAATCCGGGGGCTGAAAACGGAAGTGACTTTTGCAGGCCAGCAGGGCGCGGCCATAGGCAGCCATATGATCGGTGGTGGGGTCGCTTTCAAAAAGCTCGGCAAACCAGCTTGCCGGGGCCGCTTCCACCTCGCCCTGGGCGAGTTCCCACACGTCCATGACGGGGATCTGGGCGGCCATGTCTTCGCGGGTTTTTCTGTGCGCTTCAAGCACGCGCACTGCGTCTTCCCGCCCCATGTCCGCCCCGTGCATGGGGCCTATCCAGGGCAGCAGGCGCGAAGAATTGAGCCGGGTTTCCCTTCTGTTGGGCAACAGCAGCCGCAGCCTGCCCCCGACCTCTTCAGTGACCAGGGCAATCTGCACGGCATTGCCTTCCATATATTCCACCACGCAACCCGGCGCCGGGTAGCGCACACAATCAGACATGCCCGCTCCTTCAGAAAAAGCGCGTCCGCTCTCCCATAGACCGTCGCGCTTGCAGCCAAAGACATTCCTTTATTTTTGGCCTTCTGGCAAGTGCCGCCGGGGGCGCAGCGCCAGACATACTGGACGCAAGGGCTGTAAACCGCTATATTAGCGGCTTACGGCAACAATTTTTACCACTCGCATAGCGCGAGCAGGGCGGACACCCAATGAGCAACATTATTCACCAAACTGGAGGCAGCCGTACCCTGGTCATGCAGGAGCCGGAAAAACCGCAGCTCTACCGTGAGCTTTTCCCTTACACCAGCGTTTGCCGCACCTCGTTTGACGAGGTTCTGCTGTCCCCCCGGCCGGCAGATCAGATGCGCATTACCGACACGACCTTTCGCGACGGCCAGCAGGCCCGCCCCCCCTATACGGTCAAGCAAGTGGCAAAGATGTTCGATTTTCTGCACCGACTCGGCGGAAAAACCGGACTCATCACGGCTTCGGAATTTTTTCTGTACTCGGCCAAAGACCGCAAGTGCATCGATGTATGCCGCGCCAGAGGCTACCGCTTTCCGCGCGTAACCGCCTGGATACGCGCCACCAAGGACGACCTCAAGCTAGCGCGCGACATGGAATTTGACGAGACCGGCATGCTCACCAGCGTGTCGGACTACCATATTTTTCTCAAGCTGGGCAAAACCCGCCAGCAGGCCATGGACATGTATGTGGGCATGGCCGAGCAGGCGCTGGAATGGGGCATCATCCCCCGCTGCCACTTTGAAGACGTGACCAGAGCCGATATTTACGGCTTCTGCCTGCCCCTGGCCCAGCGGCTCATGGAGCTTTCGCGCGAGAGCGGCATGCCGGTCAAAATCCGTCTGTGCGACACCATGGGCTACGGCGTTCCCTACCCCGGCGCGGCGCTGCCCCGCTCGGTGCAGCGCATTGTGCGCTGCTTTACGGACGAGGCCGGCGTCCCCGGTCAGTGGCTTGAGTGGCACGGACACAACGACTTCCACAAGGTGCTGGTCAACGGCGTTACCGCATGGCTCTATGGCTGCGGCGCGGTCAACGGCACTCTGTTCGGCTTTGGCGAGCGCACGGGCAACACCCCGCTGGAAGCCCTGCTGGTGGAATACATTTCGCTTACGGGCGACGATGCCGCCGCAGACACCACAATTCTGAGCGAAGTTGCCGAATTCTTTGAAAAAGAACTGCACTACCGCATCCCCCACAACTATCCTTTTGTGGGCCGCGATTTCAACGCCACCAGCGCGGGCGTGCATGCCGACGGCCTGGCCAAGAACGAAGAGATATACAATATCTTCGACACCAAGCATCTGCTTGGCCGCCCGGTGCCCATCATCATTACCGACAAAACGGGCCGCGCTGGCGTTGCCTACTGGATCAACGCCAACCTCAATCTGCCCAACGACCAGCAGGTCTCCAAAAAGCACCCTGCCGTGGGCCAGATATACGACGCCATCATGGCCGTGTACGAAGAAACGGGCCGCACCACCAGCTTCTCGCACGAAGAAATGGAAGCTCTGGTGCAGCGCTTCATGCCCGAGCTCTTCGCCTCCGAATACGACCACATGAAGCAGCTTGCTGGCGAACTTTCGGCCAACATCATCATCCGCCTTGCCCGCAGCAAGGATCTGCTGGATCTCAACAAGCATGCCTGCGCGCGGCTTGATGAATTTGTACGCGAATATCCCTTTATCCAGTACTGCTACCTCACAGACGATCAGGGCAAGCTGCGCTGCTCGGCCATTACCGACCCGGTGTACCGGGAAACCTACGAGGCACTGCCCATCGGCTACGATTTTTCGGAGCGCGAATGGTTCAAGATGCCCATGAAAACCGGCGACCTGCACATCATGGATGTGTACCAGTCGCACTTCACGAGCAAGCTCATCATCACCGTTTCATGCGCGGTGACTGATGACAAGGACAACATCGTGGGCGTCATTGGCGTGGACATCCAGCTTGAACAGCTTCTCAAACGCGCGCGCGCACTCCAGCAGGAAGTGGCCGCAGCAGACGACAGCGACAACGACTAAGGTAAGGAAATTCCATGAACAAGAGAATCTACTGGATCGAAGGCGACGGCATCGGCCCCGAAATCTGGAAGGCCGCGCGCCCTGTCATTGAAGCTGCCCTTGCTGCCGAAAACACCGGCATCAATCTGGAGTGGACAGAGCTGCTGGCAGGCGACAAGGCTGTGAAAGAAACCGGCTCTCCCCTGCCGGAAGAAACCATGCAGACCCTGCGCACCGCAGAACTTGCCATGAAGGGCCCCCTCGGCACCCCCGTGGGCACGGGCATCCGCAGCCTCAACGTGGCCCTGCGCCAGGGGCTTGACCTCTACGCCTGCATCCGCCCGGTGCGTCACTTCGAAGGGCTTGAAACGCCCGTCAAACACCCCGAGCGCGTCAACATGGTCATTTTCCGCGAAAACACCGAAGACGTATACGCCGGTGTGGAATTTGCCGCGGGGACCCCCGAGGCCCGCAAGCTCATTACCTTTTTGCGCGAAGAACTGGGCGTGAACAAAGTGGGCGATGCCGCCGCCGTGGGCATCAAGCCCATGACAGAGGCTGGCTCCAAGCGCCTTGTACGACGCGCCCTGCGCTTTGCCCTGGACCAGAAGCAGCAGAGCCTCACCCTTGTGCACAAGGGCAATATCATGAAGTTCACCGAAGGCGCCTTCCGTCAGTGGGGCTACGATGTGGCCGCGCAGGAATTTGGCGACCTGACCTGCACGGAAAAGGAACCCGTGGCTGGCCGTCTGGTGGTCAAAGACCGC
Encoded here:
- the thrC gene encoding threonine synthase, producing MAHADFPAYRGRMEYVCLDCGARHPGDSLLYTCPQCGGVFLLENLDFDKLKERSGAEWRELFDARSASRSTALRGIFRFYELLAPLLDEDDIVYLGEGITPIIEAAPALRDRVGVPFAYKNDGQNPSASFKDRGMACAFSYLKWLCRRNKWDEVLTVCASTGDTSAAAALYASYVGAPLKSVVLLPHGKVTPQQLSQPLGSGATVLELPGVFDDCMKVVELLAENYRVALLNSKNSWRILGQESYAYETAQWYGWDMTDLCLFVPIGNAGNITAIMCGFLKMLELGIITSLPRVFGVQSEHADPVWRYYDAPKDARHWQPVTVTPSVAQAAMIGNPVSFPRVRKLAEMFIEKGGEGAFQVVRVTEQQIMDAMIVANRHGHIACTQGGECLAGLMNAKALGLISNKEHAVLDATAHALKFAGFQDMYFNDSFPAEYGVTPDKSLANKPELLLPESARKGREVAEFARMGADAVADRLSLQKK
- the plsY gene encoding glycerol-3-phosphate 1-O-acyltransferase PlsY; the protein is MLEVLWIALAYVLGSVPWGLVIAKTFCRLDPRESGSRNTGATNVARLCGFGWGVATLACDVCKGALPVWLAFRINPSPVFVSVVGLACVLGHVFSCFMKFKGGKAVATSIGVFMPLAFWQLLAASALCCLIIWRSGFVSLGSLSLVAALVVALAVTGQWVWLPLSLCVLAVVVWKHKENIARLRAGTEKSWLKGKHSEKQEDKG
- a CDS encoding ribonuclease catalytic domain-containing protein, coding for MSDCVRYPAPGCVVEYMEGNAVQIALVTEEVGGRLRLLLPNRRETRLNSSRLLPWIGPMHGADMGREDAVRVLEAHRKTREDMAAQIPVMDVWELAQGEVEAAPASWFAELFESDPTTDHMAAYGRALLACKSHFRFQPPDFQVFSADMVEKRMAEEKIRLERESLIAGGAAFLRLLWDVACRKRELPQPPREGAALGEWPPQEVAERLEEVLFSRMIDPESQEWENIWRTLSKGMPDVPHLPLQLLVAWGKVPPHYNFWLDRAGYASGDTWWQACADEVESLAAAGRAPLAALARNGQEGSLDVCDLPCISIDSATTRDVDDAFHVEAEGDGWALTLMLACPSLFWNFGGPLDKMVLHRGTSIYLPEGDCHMLPEVLGTDAYSLLAGQTRPALSVLVHVAADGTLGECEISVVQVGLAANLTYVDSQAVLDAQAAGEPLPQNAATPYAEQLRLGLELARQRQTARIADGAVIMDRPDPVIRLEGEGAEVRVEVGLDYQASDAQMLVAEMMILASAAVAQWAADHGVAMLHRVQDVALPREYAGIWTTPQDMTRIMRALTPSGLEVQARPHAALGLARYTPVTSPLRRYPDLVNEEQLVHFFRTGAPRWTETELTDLLNVLSPALDAAGQVQRFRPRYWKLLFFRQKGDKVWWNGVITEENDAFITVSLPDQGMFVRGKRRLFDERSHPGLAVDVRIGKVQPLYNEIMILEAVTAG
- a CDS encoding triose-phosphate isomerase, whose protein sequence is MSNIIHQTGGSRTLVMQEPEKPQLYRELFPYTSVCRTSFDEVLLSPRPADQMRITDTTFRDGQQARPPYTVKQVAKMFDFLHRLGGKTGLITASEFFLYSAKDRKCIDVCRARGYRFPRVTAWIRATKDDLKLARDMEFDETGMLTSVSDYHIFLKLGKTRQQAMDMYVGMAEQALEWGIIPRCHFEDVTRADIYGFCLPLAQRLMELSRESGMPVKIRLCDTMGYGVPYPGAALPRSVQRIVRCFTDEAGVPGQWLEWHGHNDFHKVLVNGVTAWLYGCGAVNGTLFGFGERTGNTPLEALLVEYISLTGDDAAADTTILSEVAEFFEKELHYRIPHNYPFVGRDFNATSAGVHADGLAKNEEIYNIFDTKHLLGRPVPIIITDKTGRAGVAYWINANLNLPNDQQVSKKHPAVGQIYDAIMAVYEETGRTTSFSHEEMEALVQRFMPELFASEYDHMKQLAGELSANIIIRLARSKDLLDLNKHACARLDEFVREYPFIQYCYLTDDQGKLRCSAITDPVYRETYEALPIGYDFSEREWFKMPMKTGDLHIMDVYQSHFTSKLIITVSCAVTDDKDNIVGVIGVDIQLEQLLKRARALQQEVAAADDSDND
- the icd gene encoding NADP-dependent isocitrate dehydrogenase; this encodes MNKRIYWIEGDGIGPEIWKAARPVIEAALAAENTGINLEWTELLAGDKAVKETGSPLPEETMQTLRTAELAMKGPLGTPVGTGIRSLNVALRQGLDLYACIRPVRHFEGLETPVKHPERVNMVIFRENTEDVYAGVEFAAGTPEARKLITFLREELGVNKVGDAAAVGIKPMTEAGSKRLVRRALRFALDQKQQSLTLVHKGNIMKFTEGAFRQWGYDVAAQEFGDLTCTEKEPVAGRLVVKDRIADAMFQEALLRPEQYQILATPNLNGDYISDALAAQVGGLGLAPGVNMSDTLAFYEATHGTAPTIAGKDKANPGSVILCGALMLEHIGVPKAAERIRNAVSKAIAAKAVTEDLAAQVPGSRTVGCVEFGDIIGANL